Proteins encoded within one genomic window of Dyadobacter chenhuakuii:
- a CDS encoding TonB-dependent receptor, translated as MRTFLPVLLFLLITCLSYGQSGKLKGVVLDNSKKSIPGVTVLIKDTKIGTQSDSDGVFELSNLNDGNYTLSISSIGFKTKELPVTIAQNEVDLNTITLYEGDEILREVLVQGESENKFSRNQTAYVAKLPLRDFENTQVYSTITNYLLKSQIVTNFDDALKNAAGVENLWTSTGRGGDGAGYYSLRGFSVQPKLVNGLPGLTNGTINPANIERIEVLKGPSATLFGNAVSSYGGLINVVTKKPYVGTGGELSFTTGSFGLNQVTGDFNTALSKEKGIYFRLNTSYATERSFQDAGFRKSFFVAPSLSYKVNNNLSFSFYGEITQAEQTNPMFLFLNRTAPTESKNMKELNYNYKLSFTSNDLTLQNPTQNYRVEMDYKLSDTWQSQTLISKSATSTKGYYSYLFDYGILGNDTFSRFLNKQNEYTGTSDIQQNFIGDFKLGTLRNRVVLGLDYFTATATSNGTGYAFYGNVTPEGGSSGDDPFTPKVVETTAYPLSTAAVDAVLARQGVSNAKSKYNIYSAYASDVLNLTNNLSVMVGLRLDHFDNQGDIATGEDNYNQTTLSPKLGLLFEPVTDKVSIFANFQNGFTNVAPALVGNPEAGPQTIKTFRPEQANQIEFGIKTNIIRNKLNATISYYDIRVKDQVMTDPTSPFNKIQDGEIYSKGFEIEVNANPVRGLNVRAGYSNNDSKTTKTDYTDILDKRPLGAGPKTLYNFWANYEAPGGKLKGFGLGLGFNGASERYAINYVSTGDFMLPAYTVANASLFFQAENYRIGLKLNNAFNKEYYKGWSTIAPQTPRALLANFTYTF; from the coding sequence ATGAGAACCTTTCTACCAGTTTTATTATTTTTGCTCATAACATGCCTTTCCTACGGTCAGTCAGGTAAATTAAAGGGCGTTGTGCTGGACAACTCCAAAAAGAGCATCCCGGGTGTCACCGTTCTGATCAAAGACACGAAAATCGGGACGCAATCCGACAGCGACGGCGTCTTTGAATTATCCAATCTGAACGATGGAAACTATACTTTATCGATTTCATCTATTGGGTTTAAAACCAAAGAATTGCCAGTTACGATCGCGCAAAACGAAGTTGATCTGAATACCATCACATTGTATGAGGGCGACGAAATATTGCGGGAAGTGCTCGTGCAAGGTGAAAGTGAAAACAAATTTTCAAGAAATCAGACGGCCTATGTTGCCAAATTGCCGTTGCGCGATTTCGAAAACACGCAGGTTTACAGCACCATCACCAACTACCTGCTTAAATCACAGATCGTTACAAACTTTGACGATGCATTGAAAAACGCAGCTGGAGTGGAAAACCTCTGGACGTCCACGGGCCGTGGCGGTGACGGAGCAGGATATTACTCGCTGCGCGGATTTTCGGTCCAGCCTAAACTGGTGAACGGCCTACCCGGACTAACCAACGGAACCATTAACCCGGCCAACATTGAGCGCATTGAGGTTTTGAAAGGACCTTCTGCTACGCTTTTTGGCAATGCGGTCAGTTCTTACGGCGGGCTTATTAATGTAGTAACCAAAAAGCCTTATGTAGGAACGGGCGGTGAGCTTTCATTCACAACCGGTTCTTTCGGACTGAACCAGGTAACGGGTGATTTTAATACAGCATTAAGCAAAGAAAAAGGCATTTATTTTAGATTAAACACCTCATATGCAACAGAGCGCAGCTTCCAGGACGCTGGTTTTCGGAAATCGTTCTTCGTAGCCCCTTCCCTGTCTTATAAGGTGAACAATAACCTGTCGTTTTCTTTCTATGGCGAGATTACACAGGCGGAACAAACGAACCCCATGTTCCTTTTCCTGAACCGCACCGCGCCTACGGAGTCCAAAAATATGAAGGAGCTGAATTATAACTACAAGCTCTCTTTCACGAGCAACGACCTGACATTGCAAAACCCAACGCAGAATTACAGGGTCGAAATGGATTACAAACTTTCGGACACATGGCAGTCGCAAACATTGATTTCCAAAAGCGCCACTTCTACGAAAGGCTATTATTCCTATTTGTTTGACTACGGCATATTGGGAAATGACACTTTCTCGCGCTTTCTGAACAAACAAAATGAATACACCGGAACATCCGATATCCAGCAAAATTTCATTGGCGATTTCAAGCTCGGCACATTGCGGAACCGGGTTGTGCTTGGGCTGGATTATTTCACAGCCACGGCCACAAGCAACGGCACGGGTTATGCATTTTACGGTAATGTAACGCCGGAAGGTGGTTCGAGCGGCGATGATCCGTTTACACCAAAAGTGGTCGAAACCACTGCTTACCCGCTTTCAACAGCTGCTGTGGATGCCGTGCTGGCGCGTCAGGGCGTGAGTAATGCAAAATCGAAATATAACATTTACAGCGCTTACGCGTCTGATGTGCTGAATCTGACCAATAACTTGTCTGTAATGGTAGGTCTGCGTCTGGATCATTTTGATAATCAAGGCGATATAGCAACGGGAGAAGACAATTACAATCAAACTACATTGTCTCCGAAATTGGGACTTTTGTTTGAGCCGGTTACGGATAAGGTCTCTATTTTTGCCAATTTCCAGAACGGCTTTACCAACGTGGCGCCTGCACTTGTGGGCAACCCGGAAGCCGGCCCGCAAACGATCAAGACTTTCAGACCTGAGCAGGCCAACCAGATTGAGTTTGGTATCAAGACGAACATTATCAGAAACAAGCTGAATGCAACGATCAGTTATTACGATATCCGTGTGAAAGACCAGGTGATGACAGACCCTACGTCGCCGTTCAACAAAATCCAGGATGGTGAAATTTACAGCAAAGGGTTTGAAATAGAAGTAAATGCTAACCCTGTGAGAGGCCTGAACGTGCGCGCCGGATATAGCAACAACGACAGCAAAACCACCAAAACGGACTATACCGACATTCTGGACAAGCGTCCACTGGGAGCCGGGCCAAAGACACTTTACAATTTCTGGGCTAATTACGAAGCTCCGGGCGGTAAGCTGAAAGGGTTTGGCCTTGGGCTGGGCTTCAACGGCGCTAGCGAGCGTTATGCGATAAACTATGTTTCGACAGGAGATTTCATGCTGCCCGCTTACACCGTTGCCAACGCCTCCCTCTTTTTCCAGGCAGAAAATTACCGCATAGGCCTCAAACTGAACAACGCTTTTAACAAAGAATACTACAAAGGATGGTCAACGATTGCCCCACAAACTCCGCGGGCCTTGCTGGCAAACTTTACTTATACTTTTTAA
- the ppsA gene encoding phosphoenolpyruvate synthase has product MENKSQFVIEFKNIDKTHMHLVGGKGANLGELLRIPGVQVPDGFCVTTNAFKEIIANSPDIDMLLDRLALLHAEDRKAISAISAEIRGLIEATTIPEEISEKIGIHLNHLGESNAYAVRSSATAEDLPTASFAGQQDTYLNVIGKEAILAYISKCWASLFTDRAVIYRIQNAFDHRKVQLSVVVQKMVFPDAAGILFTADPVNGNRNVTSIDASFGLGEALVSGIVNADHYKVRNEAIVDKKIGGKKLAIRASANGGTHEEKIDPKKQEMQTLTDAQVLQLSDIGRKIEAHFGAPQDIEWCLSGNTFYIVQSRPITTLFPIPQTSDPVHAEGLPAVYVSVGHQQMMTDAMKPLGLSVFLLLTPAKMRTAGGRLFVDVAPNLASPAMRDIILNTTLGKSDPLIKDALLNILGREDFIEFLPEEQSVMSNPAPPPATPPFIDDPKVITDLISKSETSLAALKADIQSKSGSNLLDFIRQDIQQWKKSMFDSLSTKTIMSTFNALAWVNDKMNEWLGEKNAADTLTQSVPNNVTSEMGLALLDVADVIRPFPEVIHYLQNVKNDHFLDHLAQLEGGKEAQTAMHTFLQKYGVRCAGEIDITRPRWIEKPATLIPVILGNIRNFEPGASQRKFEQGRREALEKEKELLNRLRQLPDGESKAKEAKQVINLIRNFTGYREYPKYGMVSRFFVYKQALLREAERLVQANVIADKEAIYFLTFDELCEVVRTKKLENGLIYQRKEAFKSYEKLTPPRVMTSDGEVITGSYKKENLPDGTIAGLAVSSGIVEGRARVILNMEDAGLEDGDILITAFTDPSWTPLFVSIKGLVTEVGGLMTHGAVIAREYGLPAVVGVENATKLIKDGQRIRVNGTDGYVELI; this is encoded by the coding sequence ATGGAAAATAAAAGTCAATTCGTAATAGAATTTAAGAACATTGATAAAACGCACATGCACTTGGTCGGTGGCAAAGGTGCTAATCTGGGCGAGTTGCTGCGGATTCCGGGCGTGCAGGTGCCGGATGGTTTTTGCGTGACTACCAATGCTTTTAAGGAAATTATTGCGAACAGCCCGGATATCGATATGCTGCTTGATCGGCTGGCGCTGCTGCATGCTGAGGATCGAAAAGCGATCAGTGCAATCAGTGCGGAAATCCGAGGGTTGATTGAAGCAACAACGATCCCGGAGGAGATCAGCGAGAAAATTGGCATTCATCTTAATCATTTGGGTGAAAGCAATGCATATGCGGTCCGTTCCAGCGCCACGGCGGAGGATCTGCCGACGGCATCGTTCGCAGGCCAGCAGGATACTTACCTGAATGTCATAGGAAAGGAGGCTATTCTCGCATATATCAGCAAATGCTGGGCTTCCCTGTTCACGGATCGTGCGGTGATTTATCGCATTCAAAACGCATTTGATCATCGCAAAGTCCAGCTGTCGGTGGTGGTTCAGAAGATGGTTTTTCCTGATGCGGCCGGCATTTTGTTCACTGCCGATCCAGTTAATGGCAACCGGAATGTCACATCCATCGATGCCAGCTTCGGCCTAGGCGAGGCGCTGGTTTCGGGCATTGTCAATGCGGATCATTATAAAGTCCGTAACGAAGCTATCGTCGACAAGAAGATAGGAGGAAAGAAGCTGGCTATTCGTGCATCAGCAAATGGCGGCACGCACGAAGAGAAGATTGATCCCAAAAAACAGGAAATGCAAACGCTGACAGATGCGCAAGTTTTACAGCTTTCCGACATCGGAAGAAAAATTGAAGCCCATTTCGGCGCTCCTCAGGATATCGAATGGTGCCTGTCTGGTAACACGTTTTATATTGTTCAAAGCCGCCCGATTACTACTTTGTTCCCCATTCCTCAGACAAGCGATCCGGTTCATGCTGAGGGCCTTCCGGCCGTTTATGTGTCTGTGGGCCACCAGCAAATGATGACGGATGCTATGAAGCCGCTGGGGCTTTCCGTTTTCCTGTTGCTAACCCCTGCCAAAATGCGCACCGCTGGCGGGAGATTATTCGTGGACGTCGCGCCGAACCTAGCTTCTCCGGCCATGCGGGATATTATCCTGAATACGACATTAGGAAAGTCTGATCCGCTGATCAAAGACGCGCTGCTGAATATTTTGGGCCGGGAAGATTTTATTGAATTTTTGCCGGAAGAACAATCGGTTATGAGCAACCCCGCACCGCCGCCTGCCACTCCGCCGTTCATCGACGATCCAAAGGTCATAACGGATTTGATCAGCAAGAGCGAAACATCGCTTGCCGCACTGAAAGCGGATATCCAGTCCAAATCAGGCTCTAATCTGCTTGACTTCATCCGCCAGGACATTCAACAGTGGAAGAAGAGCATGTTTGATTCGCTGAGTACGAAGACAATTATGTCCACTTTTAATGCCTTGGCGTGGGTTAATGACAAAATGAATGAATGGCTGGGTGAGAAAAATGCAGCAGACACACTTACTCAATCTGTCCCCAACAATGTGACTTCCGAAATGGGATTGGCATTACTGGACGTTGCAGATGTGATCCGCCCTTTTCCGGAAGTCATCCATTATCTTCAGAATGTGAAAAATGATCATTTTCTGGACCATCTGGCCCAATTGGAAGGTGGAAAAGAAGCCCAGACCGCAATGCATACTTTTCTACAAAAATACGGTGTACGATGCGCCGGCGAAATTGACATTACGCGTCCGCGCTGGATTGAAAAGCCCGCCACGCTCATCCCGGTTATTCTTGGTAATATCAGAAATTTTGAACCTGGTGCCAGTCAAAGAAAATTTGAGCAGGGGCGGCGGGAAGCATTGGAAAAAGAAAAGGAGTTATTGAACCGGCTAAGACAACTGCCTGATGGTGAGTCAAAAGCAAAGGAGGCCAAACAGGTGATCAACCTGATCCGCAATTTTACGGGTTATCGTGAATATCCAAAATATGGAATGGTAAGCCGCTTCTTCGTATATAAGCAAGCGTTATTAAGGGAAGCTGAACGGCTTGTGCAGGCAAATGTCATAGCTGACAAGGAAGCGATTTATTTTCTCACATTCGACGAATTATGTGAGGTTGTCAGGACAAAAAAGCTGGAAAACGGACTTATCTACCAACGGAAGGAAGCATTTAAAAGTTATGAAAAATTAACGCCTCCGCGGGTTATGACGTCTGATGGTGAAGTAATTACCGGTTCTTATAAAAAAGAAAATCTACCTGATGGCACCATTGCCGGTCTGGCCGTTTCGTCCGGGATCGTTGAAGGTCGCGCGCGCGTGATATTGAACATGGAAGACGCCGGGCTGGAAGATGGCGACATTCTGATTACCGCTTTCACTGATCCGAGCTGGACGCCCTTGTTTGTTTCCATCAAAGGTCTCGTCACAGAAGTAGGCGGGTTAATGACCCATGGAGCCGTTATTGCACGCGAATATGGCTTACCAGCCGTTGTAGGCGTAGAAAATGCAACAAAGCTCATCAAGGATGGACAGCGGATCCGGGTGAATGGGACGGATGGATATGTTGAGCTGATCTAA
- a CDS encoding MarR family winged helix-turn-helix transcriptional regulator, producing the protein MNDEAVKMVRRLGQQYAYVSLQMHETVARKAGLAGTDHKYLGFFLEKGEMTAGELSNLTGLTTGAVTGLIDRFEKRDLVKRRFAPEDRRKVIIVANTENIMALLAPLYKDFRSKTEEMLASFSDADSKIIEAYFNKAIEIAKETTEQLNKQ; encoded by the coding sequence ATGAATGACGAGGCTGTAAAGATGGTCCGGCGACTGGGCCAGCAATACGCATATGTTTCACTGCAAATGCATGAAACCGTTGCCCGAAAGGCCGGACTTGCCGGGACGGATCATAAGTATCTGGGATTTTTCCTCGAAAAAGGCGAAATGACGGCGGGTGAACTTTCGAACCTGACGGGTCTCACCACGGGCGCCGTAACCGGTTTGATCGACCGGTTTGAAAAGAGAGATCTGGTGAAGAGACGCTTTGCGCCGGAAGACAGGCGGAAAGTGATCATTGTAGCCAACACCGAAAACATTATGGCGCTCCTTGCGCCGCTATACAAGGATTTCAGGAGCAAAACGGAGGAAATGCTGGCGTCATTTTCCGATGCGGACAGCAAAATCATTGAAGCCTATTTTAACAAAGCGATAGAAATAGCAAAAGAAACGACGGAACAGCTCAACAAACAATAA
- a CDS encoding fibronectin type III domain-containing protein produces MKNRTFRHTFLLLLVCIGTVLLFPKTSLAQRAMLRANVVSYQQVDLSWDRLPSSVEVFVVERKEDGFGQRFTAISGNLSGTTFSYQDKTVQENRTYIYRVTASCDKSCGGELNEVRVTTPLAPPANPSNLEAFYISGRGMAITWVGNNSDGTTFLLERSENGGGFNLLTRVPYSRSLSYNDGTTTVGNNYCYRVKAVNAGGESGYSNESCVSRALPKPAAPSGLSATAVSSSQIDLTWLDNADNETGFELERSSDGNNFSKLADIPANATSYSNTSLPTLTKFWYRILAKNAIGSSGFSNVAEATTFDVPPGAPTSLTAKTISSSQINLSWKDQATNEARFELERSTDGTNFSKIADIEANKTTYENTGLQPATKYWYRVRSVNGSGPSGFSNIADATTLDVAPNAPGRLSATAVSHDQINLEWEDVSGNETGFQIDRSTNGTTFTKIADLAANVKSYQNKDLSSETKYHYRIRAVNAIGPSAYSNVADATTRKAPIPDKPKNLTATPVDYDLVQLKWATLSSNATTVIIERSRKPDADFKQIGSQAANTTQFPDREILDVYDYYYRIKAVNSAGASPYSDVVKVAASQIITGTEPQAQANLIFIYDKILHITLDRPSTGQMTLYNTRGMAVKSAALSQNMILDLSQLPAGIYIAVLNGEKTLVKQKVLLY; encoded by the coding sequence ATGAAAAATCGAACATTCCGTCATACTTTTTTACTGCTCCTGGTTTGCATCGGCACTGTGCTGCTTTTCCCGAAAACCAGCCTTGCACAGCGCGCCATGTTACGGGCCAATGTGGTTTCGTACCAGCAAGTGGACCTGTCCTGGGACCGGCTTCCTTCTTCGGTGGAAGTGTTTGTGGTTGAGCGCAAAGAAGACGGTTTTGGCCAGCGTTTTACTGCGATTTCGGGTAATTTATCTGGCACCACATTTTCGTATCAGGACAAAACCGTGCAGGAAAACCGGACCTACATTTACCGGGTAACGGCCTCTTGCGACAAATCCTGCGGCGGTGAGCTGAATGAAGTCCGTGTTACCACACCTCTGGCCCCGCCTGCAAATCCCAGCAACCTGGAAGCATTTTACATTTCCGGCCGCGGCATGGCCATAACCTGGGTGGGAAACAACAGCGATGGCACTACTTTCCTGCTGGAACGTTCGGAAAACGGCGGTGGATTCAATTTACTTACACGAGTTCCATACAGCAGGTCGCTCAGCTATAATGACGGAACGACAACCGTGGGCAATAATTATTGTTATCGGGTAAAAGCGGTCAATGCAGGAGGAGAATCAGGTTACTCGAATGAAAGCTGCGTGAGCCGCGCGCTTCCCAAACCAGCAGCGCCGTCGGGCCTTTCCGCAACGGCTGTCAGTTCCAGCCAGATCGATCTCACGTGGTTGGATAATGCTGATAATGAGACAGGATTTGAGTTAGAGCGGTCTTCGGATGGAAATAATTTCAGCAAACTGGCAGACATACCAGCAAACGCGACAAGCTATTCCAACACAAGCCTTCCCACATTAACCAAATTTTGGTACAGGATTCTGGCCAAAAATGCGATCGGGAGTTCGGGATTTTCGAATGTAGCTGAAGCAACTACATTTGATGTTCCGCCCGGCGCTCCGACAAGTCTCACGGCCAAAACCATTAGCAGCAGCCAGATTAACCTTTCCTGGAAAGACCAGGCCACGAATGAAGCCAGGTTCGAACTGGAGCGCTCTACAGACGGCACCAACTTTTCCAAAATTGCGGACATTGAGGCAAATAAAACGACCTACGAAAATACGGGACTGCAACCGGCCACTAAATATTGGTATCGCGTGCGGTCGGTCAATGGTTCAGGGCCGTCGGGCTTTTCCAACATTGCCGACGCTACAACATTGGACGTTGCACCAAATGCGCCGGGAAGGCTCAGCGCCACAGCGGTAAGCCATGACCAGATCAATTTGGAATGGGAAGATGTCTCAGGCAATGAAACGGGTTTTCAGATCGACCGGTCAACCAACGGGACCACATTTACAAAAATCGCTGACCTCGCGGCCAATGTGAAAAGTTATCAGAATAAAGACCTGAGCTCTGAGACAAAGTACCATTACCGGATTCGGGCTGTGAATGCAATCGGCCCATCGGCATACAGCAACGTCGCAGATGCGACCACACGCAAAGCGCCAATTCCGGATAAGCCCAAAAACCTGACCGCGACGCCGGTGGACTATGATCTCGTACAGCTGAAATGGGCTACATTATCGTCCAATGCAACGACGGTGATCATCGAGCGTTCCCGCAAGCCGGACGCAGATTTCAAGCAGATCGGAAGCCAGGCGGCAAACACAACACAATTCCCCGATCGTGAGATTTTGGATGTGTACGACTATTATTATCGGATCAAAGCAGTAAACAGCGCGGGCGCATCACCGTATAGCGACGTTGTGAAAGTAGCTGCCAGTCAGATCATTACTGGCACAGAGCCGCAAGCGCAGGCCAACCTGATCTTTATATACGATAAAATCCTCCATATCACACTCGACCGCCCGTCAACAGGCCAGATGACATTGTACAACACTCGCGGCATGGCAGTGAAATCAGCGGCTTTGTCCCAAAACATGATCCTGGACCTCTCCCAGCTTCCAGCCGGCATTTACATTGCCGTCCTGAATGGTGAAAAGACATTGGTAAAACAAAAAGTACTTCTTTATTAA